The Vicinamibacteria bacterium genome includes the window ACCTGATCGACCAGGTCGGTGCCGATCGGATCGTGATGGGCACCGACTATCCGTTCCCGGTGGCGAGCCGCGACCCGCTCGACGATGTGATGAGCGTCCCCGGCCTCGACGACTCGGCGAAAGAAGCAATCCTTGGCGCGACCGCCGCACGCCTACTGAAGATACATTCCTGAAAGCGAACGAAGTGAGTCGTGAACCGATCCTCGGGCAAGTCATGGGCGCTTCCTGGAGTGCCGTGAGTCTGCCTCGTTGACCAAAAACGGCGTGACGGCGGTGAGCGTCGAAGGGCTGACCAAATCGTTTTCGGCTCGAACGGCCGTCGAAGGGCTCTCGTTCGACATCGGGGAGAACGAGTTCGTCTCCGTCGTCGGTCCGAGCGGCTGCGGCAAGTCGACCACGCTTCGCATCGTCGCCGGTCTGGAGCGGCCGAGTTCGGGTGCGGTGCGGGTGCGAGGGCGCACGGTCAGCGGGCCCGTTCCCGACGCCGCCATGGTGTTTCAGTCGCCCGTGCTTCTTCCCTGGCGAAGGACGGTCGAGAACGTCGTCTTTCCCGCGGAGATGCGGGGCCGAGCTTCCTCCGAGCATCGCGCCCGGGCGCGCGAGCTCATCCGTCTCGCCGGTCTCGAGGGTTTCGAAGAGCGCTATCCTCACGAGCTCTCGGGAGGCATGCAGCAGCGGGTCTCGATTTGCCGTGCGCTCCTTCTCGAACCGTTCCTCTTGCTGATGGACGAACCGTTTGGCGCTCTCGACGTCCTGACGCGGGAGCGAATGGGCTTCGAGCTCGAGCGGATCTGGAGCGCAACGCGGAGCACCGTGCTCTTCGTCACCCACAGCATCAACGAGGCCGTATTGCTGTCGGATCGCGTTCTCGTGCTCTCGAGCCGGCCGGGACGATTACGCTCTGTCGTTCCGGTGGGGCTCCCGCGCCCGAGAAGCGCCTCGACTCTGAGCGATCCCACGTTCGTGGAGCTGGCGGCAAAGGTAAGGGGGCTCATCGAGTCGTGAAGAAGACGGC containing:
- a CDS encoding ABC transporter ATP-binding protein, with the translated sequence MTKNGVTAVSVEGLTKSFSARTAVEGLSFDIGENEFVSVVGPSGCGKSTTLRIVAGLERPSSGAVRVRGRTVSGPVPDAAMVFQSPVLLPWRRTVENVVFPAEMRGRASSEHRARARELIRLAGLEGFEERYPHELSGGMQQRVSICRALLLEPFLLLMDEPFGALDVLTRERMGFELERIWSATRSTVLFVTHSINEAVLLSDRVLVLSSRPGRLRSVVPVGLPRPRSASTLSDPTFVELAAKVRGLIES